One Brassica napus cultivar Da-Ae chromosome C2, Da-Ae, whole genome shotgun sequence DNA window includes the following coding sequences:
- the LOC106380992 gene encoding AT-hook motif nuclear-localized protein 4 isoform X1 codes for MEERQGTSNNNNNNDNKISSFGLKHVAPPPPDGGVYQMGPPRSENPNPFPAGLPSTTAASASASAVAATAPENAASPFSLTMPVGNSSSELKMKKRGRPRKYNPDGLLAVTLSPMPISSSVPLTTVFAPPQRGRGRRRGRERGQARVEPPNNNNRLTNPQMFEFNNSSPSPVVGTSEVVGASFTPHVLTVNVGEDVTMKIMTFSQQGSRAICILSGNGAVSSVTLRQSLTSGTLTYEGHFEILSLTGSFITSETGGIRSRAGGMSVSLSGPDGHVFGGGLSGLLLASGPVQVMVGTFEAGKEEPQHQQMQNQRRERLGIPMTTQDSNISFGGGSAEDPKARYGHNKPVVIQAPPVSAPPVSLPHEPNTNAAQGYYTNNTANQIRDLFTSLPGEDDEDFEGEDDDEEFGSDSESDTEVPN; via the exons ATGGAGGAGAGACAAGGAaccagcaacaacaacaacaacaacgacaACAAAATAAGCAGTTTTGGTCTGAAACATgtagctcctcctcctcctgatgGTGGGGTCTACCAGATGGGCCCACCACGGTCCGAAAATCCTAACCCTTTTCCGGCAGGACTACCCAGCACCACCGCCGCATCCGCATCTGCCTCCGCCGTGGCTGCTACAGCTCCTGAGAACGCTGCTTCTCCTTTCAGCTTAACAATGCCTGTGGGGAATTCTTCTTCCGagctgaagatgaagaagagagggagACCGAGAAAGTATAATCCCGACGGCTTACTAGCCGTGACTCTTTCTCCGATGCCGATCTCCTCCTCTGTCCCGTTGACGACTGTGTTTGCTCCTCCGCAACGAGGAAGAGGGcgcagaagaggaagagaacgCGGTCAAGCACGTGTAGAGCCgcccaacaacaacaacaggcTCACGAATCCTCAGATGTTCGAGTTCAACAACAGTTCTCCTAGTCCTG TTGTAGGAACTTCAGAAGTTGTCGGTGCAAGTTTTACGCCTCATGTGCTCACAGTAAATGTTGGCGAG GATGTGACGATGAAGATAATGACATTCTCTCAACAAGGCTCTCGTGCTATCTGCATTCTTTCAGGAAACGGTGCCGTTTCCAGTGTTACACTTCGTCAATCTTTGACATCTGGTACTCTCACTTATGAG GGTCATTTTGAGATTCTTTCTTTGACGGGTTCGTTTATAACAAGCGAGACTGGAGGAATCCGAAGCAGAGCTGGAGGGATGAGTGTGTCTCTTTCAGGACCAGATGGTCATGTCTTTGGTGGTGGACTCTCCGGTCTCTTATTAGCCTCTGGTCCTGTTCAG GTGATGGTAGGGACTTTTGAAGCAGGTAAAGAGGAACCTCAGCATCAGCAGATGCAGAATCAGAGAAGGGAGAGACTCGGGATCCCCATGACAACACAAGATTCTAACATCTCATTCGGTGGTGGCTCAGCGGAAGATCCAAAGGCTAGATATGGGCACAACAAGCCTGTTGTTATTCAGGCACCACCCGTGTCCGCACCACCTGTGTCCCTTCCCCATGAGCCAAACACTAATGCGGCCCAAGGTTACTACACAAACAACACTGCTAACCAAATCAGAGATCTCTTCACTTCTCTCCCAGGAGAGGATGATGAGGATTTTGAaggtgaagatgatgatgaagaattTGGAAGCGACAGCGAATCTGACACCGAGGTTCCAAACTGA
- the LOC106380992 gene encoding AT-hook motif nuclear-localized protein 4 isoform X2: MEERQGTSNNNNNNDNKISSFGLKHVAPPPPDGGVYQMGPPRSENPNPFPAGLPSTTAASASASAVAATAPENAASPFSLTMPVGNSSSELKMKKRGRPRKYNPDGLLAVTLSPMPISSSVPLTTVFAPPQRGRGRRRGRERGQARVEPPNNNNRLTNPQMFEFNNSSPSPGTSEVVGASFTPHVLTVNVGEDVTMKIMTFSQQGSRAICILSGNGAVSSVTLRQSLTSGTLTYEGHFEILSLTGSFITSETGGIRSRAGGMSVSLSGPDGHVFGGGLSGLLLASGPVQVMVGTFEAGKEEPQHQQMQNQRRERLGIPMTTQDSNISFGGGSAEDPKARYGHNKPVVIQAPPVSAPPVSLPHEPNTNAAQGYYTNNTANQIRDLFTSLPGEDDEDFEGEDDDEEFGSDSESDTEVPN, encoded by the exons ATGGAGGAGAGACAAGGAaccagcaacaacaacaacaacaacgacaACAAAATAAGCAGTTTTGGTCTGAAACATgtagctcctcctcctcctgatgGTGGGGTCTACCAGATGGGCCCACCACGGTCCGAAAATCCTAACCCTTTTCCGGCAGGACTACCCAGCACCACCGCCGCATCCGCATCTGCCTCCGCCGTGGCTGCTACAGCTCCTGAGAACGCTGCTTCTCCTTTCAGCTTAACAATGCCTGTGGGGAATTCTTCTTCCGagctgaagatgaagaagagagggagACCGAGAAAGTATAATCCCGACGGCTTACTAGCCGTGACTCTTTCTCCGATGCCGATCTCCTCCTCTGTCCCGTTGACGACTGTGTTTGCTCCTCCGCAACGAGGAAGAGGGcgcagaagaggaagagaacgCGGTCAAGCACGTGTAGAGCCgcccaacaacaacaacaggcTCACGAATCCTCAGATGTTCGAGTTCAACAACAGTTCTCCTAGTCCTG GAACTTCAGAAGTTGTCGGTGCAAGTTTTACGCCTCATGTGCTCACAGTAAATGTTGGCGAG GATGTGACGATGAAGATAATGACATTCTCTCAACAAGGCTCTCGTGCTATCTGCATTCTTTCAGGAAACGGTGCCGTTTCCAGTGTTACACTTCGTCAATCTTTGACATCTGGTACTCTCACTTATGAG GGTCATTTTGAGATTCTTTCTTTGACGGGTTCGTTTATAACAAGCGAGACTGGAGGAATCCGAAGCAGAGCTGGAGGGATGAGTGTGTCTCTTTCAGGACCAGATGGTCATGTCTTTGGTGGTGGACTCTCCGGTCTCTTATTAGCCTCTGGTCCTGTTCAG GTGATGGTAGGGACTTTTGAAGCAGGTAAAGAGGAACCTCAGCATCAGCAGATGCAGAATCAGAGAAGGGAGAGACTCGGGATCCCCATGACAACACAAGATTCTAACATCTCATTCGGTGGTGGCTCAGCGGAAGATCCAAAGGCTAGATATGGGCACAACAAGCCTGTTGTTATTCAGGCACCACCCGTGTCCGCACCACCTGTGTCCCTTCCCCATGAGCCAAACACTAATGCGGCCCAAGGTTACTACACAAACAACACTGCTAACCAAATCAGAGATCTCTTCACTTCTCTCCCAGGAGAGGATGATGAGGATTTTGAaggtgaagatgatgatgaagaattTGGAAGCGACAGCGAATCTGACACCGAGGTTCCAAACTGA
- the LOC125582048 gene encoding putative FBD-associated F-box protein At5g56560 isoform X1, giving the protein MENYRRDIISQLPDDLLLRILSSLSLKEVMATSFLSRRWRSLWKLGSKLKIGDKDFSELLVKWVSRSLAISNPQILKSLDLKLIPGELDRNINSFYRFSSLVETAVSCGLRELRIEFLYTSLELPSIFYACGTLETLILCRLHFADVPPNGSLSSLKTLRLLSVKFSRDESVQKLLSICPVLEELVVRRSGYSNVEIFTINVPSLTSLSIDYLRAGSHQPAGVHGFVINAPTLRYLNIRDRHSNYLLFTNMPVLVKANVEAVCDQSESLIGSLASVRHLSLCSKFSNIPYHAGTSFAFLEHLELCTCSSEWWNLLSFIITDPLTLRVLKLKSVCSIQFP; this is encoded by the exons ATGGAAAATTACAGGAGGGACATTATCAGCCAGTTGCCAGATGATCTGCTCTTAAGGATACTGTCGTCACTTTCTCTTAAGGAAGTGATGGCAACGAGTTTCTTGTCCCGACGGTGGCGGTCTTTATGGAAGTTGGGGTCTAAACTCAAGATTGGTGATAAAGACTTCAGCGAGTTGCTTGTCAAATGGGTTTCCAGATCTTTGGCTATTAGTAACCCTCAGATTCTAAAGAGCTTGGATTTAAAGCTTATCCCAGGTGAACTTGATAGAAATATAAACTCTTTTTATAGGTTCTCCTCTTTGGTTGAAACCGCAGTTTCTTGCGGTTTGAGAGAGTTGAGAATCGAGTTTCTTTACACATCACTAGAACTGCCGAGTATCTTCTATGCCTGTGGGACCCTCGAAACCTTGATACTCTGCAGGCTACATTTCGCGGATGTTCCGCCTAATGGTTCCTTGTCGTCTCTCAAAACTCTTCGCCTTTTATCCGTCAAGTTCTCACGCGACGAATCTGTTCAGAAGCTTCTAAGCATTTGTCCAGTTCTTGAAGAGTTGGTTGTAAGACGATCCGGATATTCCAATGTGGAGATCTTCACTATCAATGTGCCTAGTTTGACGAGTTTATCGATTGATTATTTACGTGCGGGATCTCATCAACCCGCGGGTGTTCATGGATTTGTCATAAATGCTCCTACCTTAAGGTACCTGAACATTAGAGACCGTCACAGTAACTATTTGCTGTTCACAAATATGCCGGTGCTGGTCAAGGCGAATGTTGAGGCTGTTTGTGATCAATCCGAGAGTCTAATAGGATCTCTTGCCTCAGTCCGCCATCTCTCTTTGTGTTCTAAATTTTCAAAC ATTCCATACCATGCAGGCACTTCCTTTGCCTTTCTTGAACATCTAGAGCTGTGTACTTGTTCTTCTGAGTGGTGGAATCTACTTTCCTTCATAATCACAGACCCCCTAACCCTTCGAGTTCTCAAGCTTAAGTCGGTATGTAGTATTCAGTTTCCTTAA
- the LOC125582048 gene encoding putative FBD-associated F-box protein At5g56560 isoform X2: MENYRRDIISQLPDDLLLRILSSLSLKEVMATSFLSRRWRSLWKLGSKLKIGDKDFSELLVKWVSRSLAISNPQILKSLDLKLIPGELDRNINSFYRFSSLVETAVSCGLRELRIEFLYTSLELPSIFYACGTLETLILCRLHFADVPPNGSLSSLKTLRLLSVKFSRDESVQKLLSICPVLEELVVRRSGYSNVEIFTINVPSLTSLSIDYLRAGSHQPAGVHGFVINAPTLRYLNIRDRHSNYLLFTNMPVLVKANVEAVCDQSESLIGSLASVRHLSLCSKFSNIPYHAGTSFAFLEHLELCTCSSEWWNLLSFIITDPLTLRVLKLKSIHRAH; this comes from the exons ATGGAAAATTACAGGAGGGACATTATCAGCCAGTTGCCAGATGATCTGCTCTTAAGGATACTGTCGTCACTTTCTCTTAAGGAAGTGATGGCAACGAGTTTCTTGTCCCGACGGTGGCGGTCTTTATGGAAGTTGGGGTCTAAACTCAAGATTGGTGATAAAGACTTCAGCGAGTTGCTTGTCAAATGGGTTTCCAGATCTTTGGCTATTAGTAACCCTCAGATTCTAAAGAGCTTGGATTTAAAGCTTATCCCAGGTGAACTTGATAGAAATATAAACTCTTTTTATAGGTTCTCCTCTTTGGTTGAAACCGCAGTTTCTTGCGGTTTGAGAGAGTTGAGAATCGAGTTTCTTTACACATCACTAGAACTGCCGAGTATCTTCTATGCCTGTGGGACCCTCGAAACCTTGATACTCTGCAGGCTACATTTCGCGGATGTTCCGCCTAATGGTTCCTTGTCGTCTCTCAAAACTCTTCGCCTTTTATCCGTCAAGTTCTCACGCGACGAATCTGTTCAGAAGCTTCTAAGCATTTGTCCAGTTCTTGAAGAGTTGGTTGTAAGACGATCCGGATATTCCAATGTGGAGATCTTCACTATCAATGTGCCTAGTTTGACGAGTTTATCGATTGATTATTTACGTGCGGGATCTCATCAACCCGCGGGTGTTCATGGATTTGTCATAAATGCTCCTACCTTAAGGTACCTGAACATTAGAGACCGTCACAGTAACTATTTGCTGTTCACAAATATGCCGGTGCTGGTCAAGGCGAATGTTGAGGCTGTTTGTGATCAATCCGAGAGTCTAATAGGATCTCTTGCCTCAGTCCGCCATCTCTCTTTGTGTTCTAAATTTTCAAAC ATTCCATACCATGCAGGCACTTCCTTTGCCTTTCTTGAACATCTAGAGCTGTGTACTTGTTCTTCTGAGTGGTGGAATCTACTTTCCTTCATAATCACAGACCCCCTAACCCTTCGAGTTCTCAAGCTTAAGTCG ATACATCGCGCCCATTAA